CAGAGTTCAGGGTTCAGGGTTCAGCGTTCAGGGTTCAAGGTTCATCGCTAGCTACCGGACCGTCTGATTTCAACACGGAATCTCTTCGGGCGACATCGCGAAACGGACCTCTTAGCGTCTCATGCGTCTCGAACGCGGGGCGTTATCGTCGAGAAATGACCAACTTTCACATGCCCGTGCCCCCACACTCCCATACTCCCACGCATTCGGGAGCAACTGCGCCGTTACATGTGGCAGTGACACACGCCCCAGTGAAACTGTCCGGTAGCCAGGGTTCATCGTTCAGGGTTTGTCGCGCGGGCGGATGTGCGTTCCAGGCACTATGCATCTTCTGGTTTCGGCTCTGGTAGGATGTCCGTGTTCGCACTGGGGACAGGTTCTGGATTCTCTCGGCCACGCGTCCCCGTTCGCTATACGCAACGTACCGTTGACCTGAATTCGCACCCGTCGTGACCACTATGTCCGATCTGTCTGGAATTATCACCTTTCTTCAACGCGCCGAAGCGATGAAAAACACGCTGCGGTCCGGCTACACATCGGACGGACGCACGGAAAGCGTGGCGGAGCATACATGGCGGCTGACGCTCATGGTCACCGTTCTCGGGCCGGAGTACCCGGATGTAGACATAGCGAAGCTGCTCAAAATGTGCATCGTCCACGATCTCGGCGAAGCTCTGAACGGAGACATCCCGGCCCCGGAGCAAGTCGAACAGGGGGATAAACCAGACCGGGAGCGAGCCGACCTCCTAGACCTAACCGACACCTTGCCGCCGTCGACGCAGGCGGAAGTGGTCGCACTCTGGGATGAGTACGAGGCCGCGGAAACGCGCGAAGCTCGACTCGCGAAAGCATTCGACAAGCTCGAGACCATCCTGCAGCACAATCAAGGCCAGAACCCACCCGACTTCGACTATGCGTTCAATCTCGACTACGGCGCGGAGTACACAAACGTAGATGCCCTGATCAAGCAGTTTCGCACCGTCCTGGACAAGGAAACGGCGCGGCTGGCGGGGACCGATTAGTTCAGGGTTCATAACCTGTTTGGCGGATGGGCGGTAGACATAGTGCGCATGATCAACCCAGCCTAGTCTGACGAGCACGCGAGCAAGCATCGCGTGCTAGCATCGCGAGGACCGACCATCGGGAGGTCCGTACGTTGGGATCGCCGAAGGCTGTCCGCCAAACAGGTTGTCAGAGTTCAACGGCGTTCGAAATCAACACGCGATGGTCTTTGGGTTTTGCGACGAACCGCAGACGAACCCAATAGAGACAGATCACCGAACAAAAAAGCGTCGCACGGCCGTGCGACGCTTGATCGCTTCGAAGATGAAAGGAGGGCGAGCATCAAGGTGAACCGGCAAAGACGAGTCAGGATGGCCCTTAGGGGTTACCGATGTTGCCGGCACCACAAGGTTCGGGGTTAGCACGATTTGAAGAGGTTCACCGGCCGCCTCGGGCGCCGTGGCGGTCGAACCATTCGAGGATGTGGGCCACCTTCGACATGAGGTGACTCGGCCTGGCGGCGATTCCGTGGGAAGCGCCCGGGATGCGAACCATTACCGTTTCCACCTTCTGCAGCTGTAGCGCCTGGTAGAACTGCTCTGTCTCCGACATCGGCGTGCGGAAGTCCTCCTCCCCGGTCAAGAGCATCGTGGGTGTCGTTACGTTACCGATGAGCGAAATGGGCGAGTGGTCCATGTACTCATCGAGGTGCTCCCACGGCGGGCCGGAGAACCAGTACTTCGTGTAGAACGGATACCCGTCGCTCGTGAGAACGAAGCTGTACCAGTTGATGACGGGCTTAGCAGCAACGGCCGCACGGAACCGGTCCGTTTTCCCCACGATCCAAGCGGTGAGGATACCGCCCCCGCTTCCCCCGGTTACGTAGAGCCGGCTCGTGTCGATGCCGCCACGATCAATGACGGCATCCACGCCGGCCATCAGGTCATCGTAGTCCGGCCCCGGGTAATTCTTGTGGATTGCGTTGCCGAACGATTCGCCATAACTCGTGCTACCTCGTGGATTCGTGTAGAGAACGACGTAACCTGCCGCTGCATAAAGCTGGGCTTCCGCACTGAAGCGTGGCCCGTAGTTGGCATATGGTCCGCCGTGAATCTCGAGCATGAGCGGGTACTTCTTCGACGGGTCAAAGTCCGGCGGCGTGACGATCCAACCCTCGATTTCTGCCCCATCTGTGGACGTATACGTGATGTCCTCCACCGCTCCCCAGCGCACGCGACTGGACAAGTCCTGGTTGAGCTGTGTCAGCCGGCGAACGCCTTGCCCGCGCGTGACCGCCACGTCAGCTGGGTGATGTGGGCCCGTTTGCGTGAAGGCAATCCGTCCGTTCGCAGCAACCGAAAACGAGCCGCCCGGGTACGGCCGTCCGAGCGTCGTCCCGCCGACGTTCGTCACCACCTCCCTCACCCGGCCATTCATCGAGACTGCGCCAACCTTCGTTGTGCCCTCATCGTCGTACTGCACGTAGATCGTCTCCCCGTCCGCGCTCCAGGTTGGATTCTGGACATCACGCTCCAGGTCCGCGGTGATAACTTGTTTCTCGCCACTCTCGAGATCGAGCACGTGAAGCCGTGTGACCTGATAGCCCTGAAAGGCATCGTCGAACCCCGTGTACGCGATTCGCGACCCGTCGGGAGAAATCGCGGGACTCGAATCCGGGCCCTGGCGACTCGTAAGAGATGTGATGCTGCTGGACTGCAGGTCGAAAAGGTAGAGCTCGGAGTCGAGCGGATCATAGGGAGCGTCGTCAGACCGATTGGCAGAGAGGACAATCGCCGATCCGTCCGGCATCCATTCAATCGATCCGCCATGATCGTACGGTCCCGATGTAATCTGTCGCGGAGTTCCTCCCTCGTCCGGGACGATGAACACCTGACGGTGCCCATCCTTGAGATATCCCGCTCCATCCGAGCGATAGCGCACGTCGTCGATCACTTTCGCACGGGGCGCCCATTCCGCGCCCTCCGGCGGAGCAGGCATACGTGCAAAGGGACGCTGCGGCGTTTCCTTCAACATGGAGAAGGCAATATGTGAGCCGTCCGGCGACCACGACAGGCTGCTCGGCGAGGAAACCAGCTGCGTGATCCGGGCTGTCTCGCCAGATTCCATCCATCGGACGTAGATCTCGCTTCCATCGTCTCCATCGGAGGCAACGTACGCGATCCGATCCCCCGACGGCGACCATCGGGGCGACGAGGCGTTCACGTCGGGCGCGGTCACCGGCCGATGACCGCGGCCGTCTGCTGCGACAATCCAGAGCCTGGACATCGCGCGATCCGTCATCCGGTCCATCGACGTGCGGGCATAGATGATGGACTCCCCGCTCGGGTGGATCTGGGGGTCCGAGGCGTACTCAAGCGCAAACACGTCCGTCAGCTCGAAGTGGAGTGAGTCGGTTGCATACTGGGCCAGCGCGTCGGGCGTTGACAAAGCAAATACGCTGATGAGAACACCCAGAATGGCAGAGCGAAGGGGAAAGCGGGGCTTGATGCGATCTCGCATGAAGGTACACTTTAAAGAAACGGGCAGCATCGCCACCAAGGTACGAACATGAACACGGAGTCGCGAAAAACTGGACGAGAGAAGATTACTCATCCATCATCATACGCAAGAATTCGAGGTAGCTGAATCGATAGAAAAACGCGTACCGTCACGACGGATGAATAGATTTTCCCAAACGCACGTGACTCTCCTGCTGTCGCACGCGGCTACGTGGTCAAGAAAGATACATCCCTTTTTTTCGAAAACATCCGTCCAGGCATTATGACGCGTCCCCTTTGTCTGATCAGGTCTGAGGTATTTCGTATCGCCGTATCCTGCATTCTCGTTGGCCTCACGGCTGCCACTCTCCTCAGCTCCGAGACCATGGCGCAAGAGGCCGAACCGAAGTCGAATACAGAACGCTTATTTTTACAGATCTCTCTCGATGGTCAATCCATCGATTACCGTGACGATGCATTCTCCGAAACCGACAACGGTGGGGGACTTTCGCTTCGAGCAGGATGGGGCGTGTCTCCCCTCGTCACGATATACGTGGGCGTGACAGGAGCATCAATCGATGGTCAATCCAGTGCGATTACCGGAAATGATTACAGCTGGTCAGGCGGTGAGTTAGGCCTACGACTCAACTTCCGCTCTGGTCGCTCCCTCGTCCCGTATGCCGACGTTGCGCTTCGTGGCGTGGCTGCCACCGAGGATGATCGCGACGTGGAGTTTCGCGGCGGTGGATTCACGCTAGGCGGCGGCGTTTCATATTTCTTCACTCCCGCCGTCGCTCTTGACGCCGGTCTGCACTTCGGCGGTGGACGGTTTGACGAGGTCCAGGTTGGCAACATCTCGGCAGGACTCGATGAGGACGAATTCGGCTATGGTGAAGGTCGGTTTTCGCTCGGTCTCACGTTCTATCCACTCCGCTAATCGACCGCTGTACCGATAGGCCTAACATCCAGACATAGACGCGCCCCGTTTCGCATCTGGCGGAACGGGGCGCATTCGTCTTACGCCGGTTCTGAGACCGACGAGCCATTCATATTCGAAGCGGCTATCCCGACTTATCGATTTTGTAGTCGGTCGATCATAGAACGCACCGCCTCATCATGATCGTCGGTATGCTGAACCGTTGCCTGGAGCGCTGCGGTGAGTTGAAGTGCGGTCTCGAGGTCATTGTCGACGCTTCGGTAGAGACAGGCTTTAGCCGCCTGCACGGCTTTCGGTGGAAGGCTCGCGATCTGTTCGGCGCGTTCGTGCGCAACATCCACAACCTGTTCAGAGGGGGCGAGCGACGTAACGAGACCCATGTCCAGTGCCTCCTGCGCCTCGACGATACGAGCGGTAAGGACGAGATCGAGCGCTCGAGCGAACCCAATGACGCGCGTCAAGAGGTACGCTCCGCCGTCCCCGGGCACAAGCCCGACACGCGCGAACGTCGACCCAAACTTGGCATCGTCGCTCGCGATACGCAGGTCGGCCATCAGAGCGAGGTCGAGCCCCGCTCCAATCGCGGCTCCATGTACCGCAGCGACGACGGGCTTCTCGAGTTGATCGAACCGCCGGGGGAGTTGCTGTAGTCCCTTCCGATACTGGTTACGCAGCTCGGCAGGATCCCCAGCAAACATCCCCTCACGATCGCGCATCGCTTTGAGGTCGCCCCCCGCGCTGAAGACCGGTCCGGCACCGGTAATGACAACGCTGTGCACGCTGTCGTCGGCGTCCGCCTCGTCGATCGCCGCCAGCAATTCTTTCACCATTTCATCCGAATACGCATTGCGCGCATCCGGCCGGTTCAGTGTGATCGTGGCAACGGCGTCGCGCGTTTCGTACAGAACGTCGGGCATGAGACGGGGCCTTTTAGAACAACGATGGGGTCACGGGCCGGCGTAGATGGCAGACCGGTGTGGTTACGGTAGTTCGATCTGCGGCTCGTCCGGGTCGGGACGATAGAAGGTGACCGTCCACCCCATCGTGTGTACGACCTGAACGCCCTCCATCCGATCGGCGATGGCGTGGGCCATGTCACGCGGCTGTTCGTTTGCGTTGTCAAGAATCCGAATTTTCAGCAGCTCCCGCGTGTTGAAGGCTTCTTCGATAGACGTCATGACGGCATCGGACAGACCGTCTTTTCCAACGTGTACCACGGGCTTGTTGCCGTGCGCGAGGGAGCGGAGATGAGCGCGCTGCTTCGATGTCAGACGCGCAGGTTCGTTAGACGAATTGTCGGTTGTATCCGGCATTTTTAAATGTTCAGAGTTCAGAGTTCGATGTTCAGCGTTCATTACCTGTTTGACGGACGGACCACAAAGAAGCAAATGCATCCGTTCATCCCTATTTGATGACCTGACGAATCGTCTTTCGTACGGCCGCAGTCGACACGATGCGCAAGATCAACCAGGCCCAGTACTCCAAGCTTCGCAAGGACCGACCGGCGCGAGGTCCGTGCCCTTGGATGGCCGAGGGCTGCCCGCCAAACAGGTTCTCAAAGTCCAATGTTCAGCGTTCGTTCGCCCCTTCCCTTTTTCCTCATCCCTCGCACCTCACCCCTCACACCTCATCAACATGCATTGGGGCGGGTGACGTGATCGACGCGGGCGATGCGGTCAAGTCGAATTCGACGACTGCCATTGAGTTCGGCAAATTCTTCGTCGCCGTCAGAGTAAATGTCGGTAATGACGGCTGTGACCTCCTCCGTATCATCATCAACCTCCAGAAGCAGCGTGCACGTGTGTCCACGCATCATCCGGATGCCGAGTTCGTCGTAGAAGCCGCATGCGATCGGCTGATAGTCGTCGGCCATGGTAGGCGAGGGATCGAGTGCGATGGTCGATGTGCAGGCTGAGGGCTGTGGTCCGTCGAACGGTACAGGGCAACGATTGATCAGCATGCACGGTTCGAGCACCATTTTTCCACAAACAGGACGCCCTCCGCCGGCACGGGGCCGAGGGAGGGCGTATGCTGTTCGGTGCGCGACGACTCGCAATTCCACAGACGAGCCATCGGTCATGTGCTATGCTATAGCACGAGGTGCTACATTGCCGCACACAGTGCTACATCGTTGCGCACAGTGCTACATCGTCGCACACGGTGCTACATTGTCGCGGCCGCCTCCTCGGGCTCTTCCACGTCGACGAACGTGAGCCAGTCGTGCGGGTCGTTGCCGTTGTGCACGATGTCGAAGTAGGCCGACTGCAGATCTTCTGTGATCTCGCCACGGACACCATCTCCGACGGTGTAGTGGTCGACCGACCGGATGGGTGTCACCTCCGCCGCCGTTCCCGTAAAGAAGAGTTCGTCAGCGATGTACAGGGCTTCGCGCGGCACCATCTTCTCCTCGATGCTGTAGCCTTTCTCGCGCGCCAGTGTGATGATCGAGTCGCGCGTGATGCCCGGAAGGATCGACAACCCAACCGGTGCTGTGTAGATTTCGCCGTCACGCACAATGAAGAGGTTTTCGCCACTTCCCTCGGCGAGGTAGCCGTTGGTGTTGAGCATGATGCCCTCGTGCATCCCGTTTTTGAGAGCGTTCATCT
The nucleotide sequence above comes from Longibacter salinarum. Encoded proteins:
- a CDS encoding enoyl-CoA hydratase-related protein; amino-acid sequence: MPDVLYETRDAVATITLNRPDARNAYSDEMVKELLAAIDEADADDSVHSVVITGAGPVFSAGGDLKAMRDREGMFAGDPAELRNQYRKGLQQLPRRFDQLEKPVVAAVHGAAIGAGLDLALMADLRIASDDAKFGSTFARVGLVPGDGGAYLLTRVIGFARALDLVLTARIVEAQEALDMGLVTSLAPSEQVVDVAHERAEQIASLPPKAVQAAKACLYRSVDNDLETALQLTAALQATVQHTDDHDEAVRSMIDRLQNR
- the yhbY gene encoding ribosome assembly RNA-binding protein YhbY; protein product: MPDTTDNSSNEPARLTSKQRAHLRSLAHGNKPVVHVGKDGLSDAVMTSIEEAFNTRELLKIRILDNANEQPRDMAHAIADRMEGVQVVHTMGWTVTFYRPDPDEPQIELP
- a CDS encoding outer membrane beta-barrel protein; this encodes MTRPLCLIRSEVFRIAVSCILVGLTAATLLSSETMAQEAEPKSNTERLFLQISLDGQSIDYRDDAFSETDNGGGLSLRAGWGVSPLVTIYVGVTGASIDGQSSAITGNDYSWSGGELGLRLNFRSGRSLVPYADVALRGVAATEDDRDVEFRGGGFTLGGGVSYFFTPAVALDAGLHFGGGRFDEVQVGNISAGLDEDEFGYGEGRFSLGLTFYPLR
- a CDS encoding HD domain-containing protein, with translation MSDLSGIITFLQRAEAMKNTLRSGYTSDGRTESVAEHTWRLTLMVTVLGPEYPDVDIAKLLKMCIVHDLGEALNGDIPAPEQVEQGDKPDRERADLLDLTDTLPPSTQAEVVALWDEYEAAETREARLAKAFDKLETILQHNQGQNPPDFDYAFNLDYGAEYTNVDALIKQFRTVLDKETARLAGTD
- a CDS encoding alpha/beta hydrolase family protein; the protein is MRDRIKPRFPLRSAILGVLISVFALSTPDALAQYATDSLHFELTDVFALEYASDPQIHPSGESIIYARTSMDRMTDRAMSRLWIVAADGRGHRPVTAPDVNASSPRWSPSGDRIAYVASDGDDGSEIYVRWMESGETARITQLVSSPSSLSWSPDGSHIAFSMLKETPQRPFARMPAPPEGAEWAPRAKVIDDVRYRSDGAGYLKDGHRQVFIVPDEGGTPRQITSGPYDHGGSIEWMPDGSAIVLSANRSDDAPYDPLDSELYLFDLQSSSITSLTSRQGPDSSPAISPDGSRIAYTGFDDAFQGYQVTRLHVLDLESGEKQVITADLERDVQNPTWSADGETIYVQYDDEGTTKVGAVSMNGRVREVVTNVGGTTLGRPYPGGSFSVAANGRIAFTQTGPHHPADVAVTRGQGVRRLTQLNQDLSSRVRWGAVEDITYTSTDGAEIEGWIVTPPDFDPSKKYPLMLEIHGGPYANYGPRFSAEAQLYAAAGYVVLYTNPRGSTSYGESFGNAIHKNYPGPDYDDLMAGVDAVIDRGGIDTSRLYVTGGSGGGILTAWIVGKTDRFRAAVAAKPVINWYSFVLTSDGYPFYTKYWFSGPPWEHLDEYMDHSPISLIGNVTTPTMLLTGEEDFRTPMSETEQFYQALQLQKVETVMVRIPGASHGIAARPSHLMSKVAHILEWFDRHGARGGR